The following proteins are co-located in the Rheinheimera salexigens genome:
- a CDS encoding glutathione peroxidase, whose protein sequence is MMLNDITGQTVPNVTFTLRKNDEWQSVTTDDIFKGKTVVVFALPGAFTPTCSSTHLPRYNELASVFKQNGVDDIVCISVNDTFVMNAWADSQEANNITLIPDGNGDFSEGMGMLVEKKDLGFGKRSWRYSMLVKDGVIDKMFIEADVPGDPFEVSDADTMLSYVNPKQVKQDAISMFTKPNCPFCSKAKALLTEKGLVFEEIVMGSQASLTSLKAVSGRDTVPQIFIGGKHIGGSDDLAQYFA, encoded by the coding sequence ATCATGCTTAACGATATTACCGGCCAAACTGTACCTAATGTCACCTTTACTCTACGTAAAAATGATGAATGGCAGTCTGTCACTACCGATGATATTTTTAAAGGTAAAACAGTCGTAGTATTTGCTTTACCGGGTGCCTTTACCCCTACTTGTTCATCAACTCACTTACCACGTTATAACGAATTAGCCAGTGTATTTAAGCAAAATGGTGTCGACGACATAGTGTGTATCTCGGTTAACGATACTTTTGTTATGAATGCCTGGGCTGATAGTCAAGAAGCTAACAACATCACTCTTATACCGGACGGTAATGGTGACTTCAGCGAAGGCATGGGCATGTTAGTTGAAAAGAAAGACTTAGGTTTTGGTAAGCGTAGCTGGCGTTATTCTATGCTGGTAAAAGACGGCGTAATCGACAAAATGTTTATCGAAGCCGATGTACCAGGCGATCCGTTTGAAGTATCAGATGCCGATACTATGCTCAGCTATGTTAACCCAAAACAAGTTAAGCAAGATGCCATTAGCATGTTCACTAAACCTAATTGCCCGTTTTGCTCTAAAGCTAAAGCCTTATTAACCGAAAAAGGCCTAGTATTTGAAGAAATTGTTATGGGTAGCCAAGCGTCATTAACCAGTCTTAAAGCAGTTTCTGGCCGCGATACTGTGCCGCAAATATTTATTGGCGGTAAACATATCGGTGGTTCAGATGATTTAGCACAGTATTTTGCTTAA
- a CDS encoding polymorphic toxin type 46 domain-containing protein, with protein MPDQDYNGIILEDKWGKTYLCSNCLFAYADLGQSPITELKDNIYGRYFLHDLEPATEQRSIWAKMYQQARPSQFDLSRYTNLQLRDSLIDIFSNNEMWVWPLSDGWGQQPEGIGIGDGGLAPVASSGSSAPPVANPALPRGGGVVAVDNAPAKRAEHNVRVAATDISDNSLKSLTKNDINIAKSEGDSKLHIHAREKVAKDFLEKNGFTESQIANAIGDEKAGIEGGIDFTRPVEVISFPPPEEMSQYVKSHGFPGNWFDPLSTQTPNQLGLSGEGRKATSFKVPKSQGLQSHSKPIIDNWTNPSNPVNTSGGGIQLFINDDTKKAVISINKVGI; from the coding sequence ATGCCAGACCAAGACTACAATGGTATTATTCTGGAAGATAAATGGGGTAAAACCTATCTATGCAGCAATTGCCTGTTTGCTTACGCTGATTTAGGCCAAAGCCCTATTACCGAGCTTAAAGATAACATTTACGGACGCTATTTTTTACATGATTTAGAGCCCGCTACTGAACAACGCAGTATCTGGGCAAAAATGTACCAGCAAGCCCGCCCTTCCCAATTCGATCTATCCCGTTATACCAATCTGCAACTCCGTGACAGCTTAATTGATATTTTTAGTAATAATGAAATGTGGGTTTGGCCTCTAAGCGACGGCTGGGGGCAACAACCGGAAGGAATTGGCATTGGTGACGGTGGATTAGCGCCAGTGGCCAGTAGTGGTAGTAGTGCCCCACCAGTAGCGAACCCCGCTTTACCCAGAGGTGGTGGTGTTGTAGCAGTAGACAATGCGCCAGCTAAAAGGGCAGAGCATAATGTAAGGGTAGCCGCGACTGATATAAGTGATAACTCACTAAAATCATTAACCAAAAATGATATTAATATTGCTAAAAGTGAAGGCGATTCCAAACTACACATTCATGCAAGAGAGAAAGTAGCCAAAGATTTTTTAGAGAAGAATGGTTTTACCGAAAGTCAGATTGCTAATGCGATTGGGGATGAAAAAGCAGGAATAGAGGGTGGTATAGATTTTACCAGACCGGTTGAGGTGATCAGTTTTCCTCCCCCTGAAGAAATGTCACAGTATGTTAAATCACATGGTTTTCCGGGAAACTGGTTTGATCCTCTAAGTACTCAAACACCAAATCAACTCGGACTAAGTGGCGAGGGACGTAAAGCAACTTCATTTAAAGTACCAAAAAGCCAAGGATTACAATCACATTCAAAACCCATTATTGATAATTGGACAAATCCAAGTAATCCAGTTAATACTTCTGGTGGTGGTATACAATTATTTATAAACGACGATACAAAAAAAGCTGTTATCTCGATAAATAAAGTCGGAATTTAA
- a CDS encoding MBL fold metallo-hydrolase, with amino-acid sequence MFIQTVKTPGLAHLSYIIGSQGEAAVIDPRRDVDDYISIAKQHDCRIKYIFETHRNEDLISGAAILANLTHAEVKHGPNADGEVQYADVVHGGDSFNVGNIGLEILETPGHTKDSISILLFDSDFNDGPVGIFTGDTLFIGDVGRTDFYPGQVQKMAGMLFDSLRLIESKAKQAIIYPAHGAGSVCGDGMAEREFSTISHEMNNNPMLKIQQRDTFISKKVAEHHYQPPYFSAMERLNLIGASAYNAPRIVSPKQLAHVDQAKQDLGWLIDVRPVEAFLGGHYPGSLCLPVAMLTAYGVWLLQPEDKITLIAQSEAMANKAALQFSRIGFDHTHSYVPAEFAKFAAAGGEVASLNTVCATQVKELIKQDWQLLDVRKITEYNQDHIKGSKHIFLGHLPEKLNELSANKNYITMCASGMRASVAAAYLRAKGINNVQVFMGSMGAWQNAGYDVET; translated from the coding sequence ATGTTTATTCAAACCGTCAAGACCCCTGGTTTGGCACATTTATCTTATATTATTGGTTCGCAAGGTGAGGCTGCGGTAATTGATCCGCGGCGGGATGTTGATGATTACATTAGTATTGCTAAACAACACGACTGTCGCATTAAGTATATTTTTGAAACCCATCGCAATGAAGATTTAATTAGTGGTGCAGCTATTCTTGCCAACTTAACCCATGCCGAAGTAAAACATGGTCCTAACGCCGATGGTGAAGTGCAGTATGCCGATGTTGTGCATGGCGGCGATAGTTTTAACGTCGGCAATATTGGCTTAGAAATACTGGAAACACCTGGCCATACCAAAGACAGTATCAGTATCTTGTTATTTGATAGCGACTTTAATGATGGGCCAGTTGGCATTTTTACCGGTGATACACTTTTTATTGGTGATGTGGGACGAACCGACTTTTATCCTGGCCAAGTGCAAAAAATGGCGGGAATGTTGTTCGACAGTTTGCGATTAATTGAAAGCAAAGCCAAACAAGCTATTATTTATCCCGCTCATGGTGCAGGGTCAGTCTGTGGTGATGGTATGGCAGAGCGTGAGTTCTCAACTATTAGCCATGAAATGAACAATAATCCGATGTTGAAAATTCAACAACGCGATACATTTATTAGCAAAAAAGTCGCAGAGCACCATTATCAACCGCCATATTTCTCTGCAATGGAGCGGTTAAATCTTATCGGTGCTTCTGCTTATAACGCTCCGCGTATTGTCAGCCCGAAACAACTAGCGCATGTGGATCAAGCTAAACAAGATCTTGGCTGGTTAATAGATGTTAGGCCGGTAGAAGCTTTTCTTGGTGGCCATTATCCCGGTAGCCTTTGCTTACCCGTTGCAATGCTTACAGCTTATGGAGTTTGGTTACTGCAACCGGAAGATAAAATTACCCTTATTGCTCAAAGTGAAGCGATGGCTAATAAAGCAGCTCTGCAATTTTCTCGTATTGGTTTTGATCATACGCACAGTTATGTTCCAGCAGAATTTGCTAAGTTTGCAGCTGCCGGAGGTGAGGTTGCTAGCCTAAATACTGTTTGTGCAACGCAAGTAAAGGAATTGATTAAGCAAGACTGGCAGCTTTTAGATGTGCGTAAAATTACCGAGTATAACCAAGACCATATTAAAGGTAGTAAGCACATTTTTCTTGGTCATTTACCTGAAAAGCTGAATGAATTATCTGCCAACAAAAACTATATCACTATGTGTGCCAGTGGTATGAGAGCATCAGTGGCAGCTGCTTACCTACGTGCCAAAGGTATTAACAACGTGCAAGTATTTATGGGATCGATGGGTGCTTGGCAAAACGCGGGGTATGATGTTGAAACGTAA
- a CDS encoding SixA phosphatase family protein: MSLKRICLLSAVLCSLTWPVAANTIYLVRHAEKQHGGTDPALTVCGQGRAEALAAYFADIKLQAVYSTGYQRTQQTVQPIAISKQLAIQQYDPSQPELMHAQLDAHTAPVLVVGHSNTVPQLVTMLTGIEVSPLTEQDYTMLYQVELGEQVSVTLRHQEFSCNQ; the protein is encoded by the coding sequence ATGAGCTTAAAACGTATCTGCTTATTAAGTGCAGTATTGTGTTCACTAACTTGGCCTGTTGCGGCAAATACCATTTATTTAGTTCGGCACGCTGAAAAACAACATGGCGGTACTGATCCTGCTTTAACCGTCTGTGGTCAAGGCAGAGCTGAAGCATTGGCGGCTTATTTTGCTGATATAAAGTTACAAGCCGTTTACAGCACAGGCTATCAACGTACCCAGCAAACGGTTCAGCCGATAGCAATTAGCAAACAACTGGCAATACAGCAATATGATCCGAGCCAACCAGAGTTGATGCATGCGCAATTAGATGCGCATACTGCCCCAGTGTTGGTAGTAGGGCATAGTAATACCGTGCCGCAATTGGTAACTATGCTAACGGGTATCGAGGTATCGCCGCTAACGGAGCAAGATTACACGATGTTATATCAGGTAGAACTGGGCGAGCAGGTGAGTGTAACCTTGCGCCATCAAGAATTTAGCTGTAATCAGTAA
- a CDS encoding DUF2955 domain-containing protein, with protein MLLRHSPLTANEFRQCLRIATGATLGFTICKLFDLQYGVFFTVFPMLLLGLVPVMNGHVMRQLLASAVLTGLEVGIIGGLFGRHPGLMLPIAFVLFLYRFAAMSKGNLFLFGATGVMSLSIMLHFASYPGTNINEIIFNNFWAAVCAGIIAFIMTAIWPDISPRQPTPPINKSPNRVRHETLLGASIATAAFILFQVLDLRDSLSAQATMLLLLFPMHWSGSLASARKRAIGTIFGVSFGMLVQLLLYDWYNLLILILPILWLGVMLFAHIHVKEASGSGVGFGAMATLGILFGQYLSPNHDFLYSALYRFSSTITAIIATLFLCYLVHRLLNRFQATRFGTS; from the coding sequence ATGCTATTACGCCATAGTCCTTTAACTGCTAATGAATTTCGCCAGTGCCTACGTATCGCCACGGGCGCCACCTTAGGCTTTACTATTTGTAAGCTTTTTGACCTCCAATATGGCGTGTTTTTTACCGTTTTCCCTATGTTGCTATTGGGTTTAGTGCCGGTAATGAATGGCCATGTTATGCGCCAGTTGTTAGCGTCTGCAGTATTAACCGGACTGGAAGTGGGTATTATTGGTGGGCTATTTGGTCGCCATCCAGGACTAATGTTACCCATTGCTTTTGTTTTGTTTTTATACCGCTTTGCGGCAATGTCGAAAGGCAATTTATTTTTATTTGGCGCCACCGGTGTAATGAGCCTCAGTATTATGCTGCACTTTGCCAGTTATCCGGGTACCAATATTAACGAGATCATTTTTAATAATTTTTGGGCTGCAGTATGTGCCGGTATTATCGCTTTTATAATGACCGCAATCTGGCCCGATATTAGCCCGCGCCAGCCCACCCCTCCCATCAACAAAAGCCCGAATAGAGTTCGCCATGAAACCTTATTAGGCGCCTCTATTGCTACCGCCGCATTTATATTATTTCAGGTACTAGATTTACGTGATTCACTTTCTGCACAAGCCACTATGTTACTGCTACTGTTTCCTATGCATTGGAGTGGTAGTTTAGCTTCTGCCCGCAAACGGGCTATTGGCACAATATTTGGCGTCAGTTTTGGCATGCTGGTGCAATTGCTATTATACGATTGGTATAACTTATTAATTCTTATTCTACCCATATTATGGCTTGGTGTGATGCTGTTCGCCCATATCCATGTCAAAGAAGCCAGTGGTTCAGGAGTCGGCTTTGGTGCTATGGCCACCCTAGGCATTTTATTTGGTCAATACCTAAGCCCAAACCACGATTTTCTGTACAGCGCCTTATACCGCTTTAGCAGCACTATCACGGCTATTATTGCCACTCTATTTCTATGTTACCTCGTCCATCGCCTACTAAACCGCTTCCAAGCCACTCGTTTTGGTACCTCATAA
- a CDS encoding urease accessory protein UreD, translating to MTNLSFVPVQNPATTDSGHRFDTSRHWAASLTLGFSAFTEGDTSITRMNIARHYGPLRVQRPFYPEGRDGCCHVYILHPPGGLVSGDALNIDVSVEEDAHTLVTTPSANKLYRADSNDVAWSQITNLKVANGATLEWLPQESLAFDGSRGQQTFNIDLAENAKCLGWEILCLGRPASNIPFATGQLEQRFQLSRNGQPLWLERQTIDPNHPRFTGKWGQGGSTVHATLWTVGLSDPDQAITALREQLPTANHWAVTYRRGVLLLRYLGDDRNQVWALFQQARDILRPLLTGHQATVPRIWLT from the coding sequence ATGACAAATCTTTCCTTTGTACCCGTTCAAAACCCGGCAACTACAGATTCCGGACATCGCTTCGATACTAGCCGCCATTGGGCAGCCTCTTTAACGTTAGGCTTCAGTGCTTTCACTGAAGGTGATACCAGTATCACCCGTATGAATATTGCTCGTCATTATGGTCCTTTACGTGTGCAACGCCCTTTTTATCCTGAAGGCCGCGATGGTTGTTGCCATGTCTATATTTTGCACCCGCCTGGCGGTTTAGTCAGTGGTGATGCGCTTAATATTGATGTCAGCGTAGAAGAAGACGCTCATACCTTAGTTACAACGCCTTCGGCGAATAAGCTTTATAGAGCTGACAGTAATGATGTGGCTTGGAGTCAGATCACAAACTTGAAAGTTGCTAACGGTGCCACTCTCGAATGGTTACCCCAAGAGTCTCTGGCTTTCGATGGCTCCCGTGGTCAGCAAACTTTTAATATTGACTTGGCTGAAAATGCGAAATGTTTGGGCTGGGAGATCCTTTGTCTTGGCCGGCCAGCTAGTAACATACCGTTTGCAACTGGTCAGCTTGAACAACGTTTTCAACTTAGCCGTAATGGCCAGCCCTTGTGGCTAGAGCGCCAGACTATAGATCCGAACCACCCTCGGTTTACCGGCAAGTGGGGCCAAGGCGGTTCGACAGTGCACGCCACTTTGTGGACAGTGGGTCTAAGTGACCCAGATCAAGCTATAACAGCGTTGCGGGAACAGCTACCTACGGCCAATCATTGGGCTGTAACTTATCGCCGTGGGGTATTATTGCTTCGTTATCTTGGTGATGATCGGAACCAAGTCTGGGCATTGTTTCAACAAGCACGGGACATCTTGCGTCCCCTACTTACCGGACATCAGGCCACAGTGCCTCGGATCTGGTTAACCTAA
- a CDS encoding HlyD family secretion protein — MTPDQQFARLVKIASAVFVVLFGYFLFADALMPLTPQAMVTRTITKVAPQISGKVTNIAITNSQAVQTGDILFEIEPTSYQLAVEQARLALEQAQQENAELDAALQAAEAGVKANQTIAEQKHIIAKRLDKLYSTQGVSQQLVDQADSEAATADANLLAAQARLAQLKVHRGTLGENNLKLRQAQNQLEQAKLNLTYTQIKADHNGMVTNLQLVAGSFAKAGQPLIALVSDEIDIVADFREKSLRGISTDTQALIAFDADPGRLYPAYVSTVDAGVSAAQFDANGLLAAPQESDRWVRDAQRIRIHLQLLESPDYSLAAGARVTVQLMPDNKVLRFFARLQIKLISLLHYIY; from the coding sequence ATGACGCCAGATCAACAATTTGCCAGATTAGTTAAAATTGCCAGCGCAGTATTTGTAGTACTTTTTGGCTATTTTTTATTCGCAGATGCCCTGATGCCACTCACACCGCAAGCCATGGTAACTCGAACCATCACTAAAGTTGCACCGCAAATAAGTGGTAAAGTCACCAATATCGCCATAACTAATAGCCAAGCGGTACAAACAGGCGATATTTTATTTGAAATAGAGCCCACTTCTTATCAACTTGCCGTTGAACAAGCCCGTTTAGCACTCGAGCAAGCACAGCAAGAAAACGCTGAACTAGATGCGGCTTTGCAAGCAGCTGAAGCTGGCGTTAAAGCTAATCAAACTATTGCTGAACAAAAACATATTATTGCTAAACGCTTAGATAAACTGTATTCAACCCAAGGCGTTTCCCAACAACTGGTTGATCAAGCTGACAGTGAAGCAGCCACAGCTGATGCCAATTTACTCGCTGCACAAGCCCGATTAGCCCAATTAAAAGTACATCGTGGCACCTTGGGTGAAAACAATTTAAAGCTGCGCCAAGCACAAAACCAACTCGAACAAGCTAAGCTAAATCTGACTTATACTCAGATTAAAGCCGACCACAACGGTATGGTGACGAATTTACAACTCGTTGCCGGCAGCTTTGCCAAAGCGGGTCAGCCATTAATTGCCTTAGTGTCGGATGAAATAGATATTGTTGCCGACTTTCGAGAAAAAAGCCTGCGTGGTATTAGCACTGATACTCAAGCGTTAATTGCCTTTGATGCTGATCCAGGACGTTTGTATCCAGCCTATGTTAGTACTGTTGACGCTGGCGTTAGCGCTGCTCAATTTGACGCTAATGGTTTACTCGCCGCCCCACAAGAGTCCGATCGTTGGGTGCGTGATGCCCAGCGTATTCGGATTCATTTGCAGCTTCTAGAGTCACCAGATTATAGCCTAGCCGCTGGTGCTCGAGTAACCGTACAACTTATGCCAGATAATAAGGTGCTACGATTTTTTGCTAGGTTACAAATTAAACTGATTAGCCTTTTGCATTACATCTATTAG
- a CDS encoding zinc-dependent metalloprotease has translation MKMVSLLGLLVLAPALYTTTSVDAASVKNSSTVSAKNTVSIQSFTQGMQHQSGYFDVYYDANNDKLYLQVDKLSQPFIFLSSLPRGIGSNDIGLDRGQLGATRLVQFEQFGNKVLLKQLNTYYRADTDNPAERLSIDEAFASSVIAGLPVVASTKSTVLVDYTDFLKSDIHQISASLARQKQGNYKVDSNRSGVYLPRTKAFVRNTELEALVTYSGDNAGNFIRQVTPSSNAISVHLHHSLIALPEEGYQSQPFHPYSGYWKVEYMDYGTAFDAPIIKRLLPKHRLQKKDPTATISEAVEPIVYYLDPGVPEPVRTALIEGAMWWNSAFENIGYKNAFQVKVLPEDADPMDVRYNVIQWVHRATRGWSYGASVTDPRTGEIIKGHVTLGSLRVRQDFLIATGLTAPYTSDNPDVSKQKAMALARIRQLSAHEVGHTLGIIHNFAGSANGLSTVMDYPHPQFDITDGKITVNNPYREGLGEWDNYAIAFGYGDYSASQLTQLVQDAKQQGLEYMADQDARPQGGVSAIGHLWDNGSDPVAELNRLGEVRKIALANFGLNNIANGQPLSSLEEALVPVYLLHRYQVEAVSKLLGGAFYEYELKGEHSSPKGFRWVNSKQQQQALQALLSTLEPEYLALPDSLLALIPPKAYGDSIGRESFQGRYGLAFDPLSAAEASANLTLQLILQPQRLNRLSGQQQLNGVLDTVLANTIKQKAAKGNHLLIQQRVAHVTFYQLMQSLTNTELAPEAKAQLQSKLTELGRWLGKQKDANHQQLHSQWQGYLETGLWQSSFKPKALPPGSPI, from the coding sequence ATGAAGATGGTTAGCCTGCTTGGTCTACTCGTGCTAGCACCAGCACTCTATACTACGACCAGCGTCGATGCTGCTAGTGTTAAAAACAGCTCGACTGTCTCAGCAAAAAATACAGTTTCAATCCAGAGTTTTACCCAAGGTATGCAACATCAAAGTGGCTATTTTGATGTCTACTACGATGCCAATAACGATAAACTTTATCTACAAGTCGATAAATTAAGCCAACCCTTTATTTTTCTAAGTTCATTACCTCGGGGTATTGGTTCGAATGATATTGGTCTAGACCGCGGCCAACTAGGTGCCACTCGTTTAGTTCAATTTGAGCAGTTTGGTAACAAAGTGTTATTAAAACAACTAAATACCTATTACCGAGCGGATACAGACAATCCAGCTGAGCGGTTAAGTATTGATGAAGCCTTCGCCAGTTCAGTCATAGCCGGCTTACCGGTGGTGGCTAGCACTAAGTCAACTGTATTAGTCGATTATACTGATTTTTTAAAAAGCGATATTCACCAAATTAGTGCTAGCCTTGCCCGGCAAAAGCAAGGTAACTATAAAGTAGACAGCAATCGCAGTGGTGTTTACTTACCGCGCACTAAAGCCTTTGTTCGCAATACCGAATTAGAAGCGCTAGTCACTTACAGTGGCGATAACGCTGGTAATTTTATTCGTCAGGTTACACCTTCATCTAATGCCATTAGTGTGCATTTGCATCATTCTTTAATTGCCTTGCCAGAAGAGGGCTATCAAAGCCAACCTTTTCATCCTTATTCCGGTTATTGGAAAGTTGAATATATGGATTACGGCACCGCTTTTGATGCCCCTATTATAAAGCGCTTACTACCTAAGCATCGGTTACAGAAAAAAGATCCAACCGCCACTATTAGCGAAGCCGTTGAACCTATCGTCTATTACCTTGACCCTGGTGTGCCAGAGCCCGTTCGTACTGCTTTAATTGAAGGTGCTATGTGGTGGAATAGTGCGTTTGAAAACATTGGCTACAAAAATGCCTTTCAAGTAAAAGTATTACCTGAAGATGCCGATCCTATGGATGTGCGTTACAACGTGATCCAATGGGTACACCGTGCGACCCGCGGTTGGTCTTATGGCGCTAGCGTGACTGACCCGCGCACCGGCGAAATTATTAAAGGTCATGTTACGCTTGGCTCTTTACGCGTTCGCCAAGATTTCTTAATCGCCACAGGCCTTACCGCGCCTTATACTAGCGATAACCCAGATGTATCGAAACAAAAAGCCATGGCTTTGGCCCGTATTCGTCAACTCTCCGCCCATGAAGTAGGCCATACCCTAGGCATTATTCATAACTTTGCTGGTAGCGCCAATGGCCTCTCCACCGTTATGGACTACCCGCATCCACAGTTTGATATTACCGATGGCAAAATCACGGTCAATAACCCTTATCGCGAAGGCTTAGGGGAATGGGATAACTATGCCATTGCTTTTGGTTACGGTGATTATTCAGCCAGCCAATTAACCCAGTTAGTGCAAGATGCTAAACAGCAAGGCCTAGAGTATATGGCCGATCAAGATGCAAGGCCACAAGGTGGAGTCAGTGCTATTGGTCACTTATGGGATAATGGCAGCGATCCGGTCGCCGAGCTAAACCGATTAGGTGAAGTGCGTAAAATTGCCCTAGCAAATTTCGGTTTAAATAATATTGCCAACGGCCAACCGCTATCGTCACTTGAAGAAGCCTTAGTGCCGGTGTATTTATTACATCGCTATCAAGTTGAAGCGGTGAGTAAGCTATTAGGCGGTGCTTTTTATGAATATGAATTAAAAGGCGAGCACAGCTCACCTAAGGGCTTTCGTTGGGTAAACAGCAAACAACAGCAACAAGCCCTGCAAGCCTTACTCAGTACATTAGAGCCAGAATATTTAGCTCTACCTGACTCATTGCTTGCCCTTATTCCACCTAAAGCCTATGGCGATAGTATTGGTCGCGAAAGCTTTCAAGGCCGCTATGGCTTAGCCTTTGATCCGCTATCAGCAGCAGAAGCCTCTGCTAATTTAACCTTACAGTTAATACTGCAGCCACAACGCTTAAACCGTCTTAGTGGTCAGCAACAATTAAACGGCGTACTCGATACCGTTCTAGCCAACACCATTAAACAAAAAGCGGCTAAAGGTAATCATTTGCTTATTCAGCAACGCGTTGCCCATGTTACGTTTTATCAACTGATGCAAAGCCTAACTAATACTGAGCTTGCGCCTGAGGCTAAAGCACAGCTACAAAGTAAATTAACAGAACTTGGGCGTTGGTTAGGCAAACAAAAAGATGCTAATCACCAGCAACTTCATAGCCAATGGCAAGGCTATTTAGAAACCGGTCTATGGCAGTCCAGCTTCAAGCCAAAAGCCCTACCACCAGGTTCGCCTATTTAA